AGGGAATAATATAAGGGCTGGCGGGCGCCATAACGGTCGAACATAAGAAATGTTCGCCCTGAGCATAAATTAGCTCGCTAATATACAGGCGGCTACGAATAATATTCAGCATGCGTTGCTGATGCGCGGAAGTGCACGCTTTGCCATGATACTGTTCTGCTGCATCACGCGCTAAATCAGCCTGTAAGATCACCAGCTCTGTTTTATCTAACGCCAGCTGTGCAAAAGAGTGAAGCTGGTTATGCGTTTCTGATACCGCGCGTCCCTGAGCGAACCATAGCGCCAGCATCACGGGGAGCAATGCCACCATAATTGTTCCGAGGAACTTCAGCATCTTGCTGCGCGCACTACGATTCATTTCAGCCCTATTTCCCTGCAGTATATGTGCCCGTCATCATCAAGGCTGGATGTTCTGGCTCAATAATTCGAGTTGCAGGACCAGGCGTAGTGACACGGCACGTAAAAGCGAACCCAGGCACTAACAAAACGCAATGACCGGGGTGAACGAATGCAGCCGTAGCACATGCAACTTGAAGCACGTCGAGTCTATAACAAACAGGTGATTAAATTGCATGAATCTATCAACATTAGCAACAGACTTTTCTTAGTAAAGGTCTGATATTGACGGATGAAGATAATATTTTCCCGTAAGACAAACTTAAAGTTACGCTTATTTTTATTAAGGAATACGCACCCCGACAAGGATTCGGATTTGTCTTAAAAAATAACAAGCGTGTTTTTAAAAATTTCGTTAATTTTTCTGAATGGTTAATTTTACTGAAAATATAAAAGAGTAATAAAGATACATCTTTATTTTCCAACGCTTGCCGCTAAATAATTTGAGTAACCGCGCATACAACCTGAAGCATGACCACCAGAAAGCCTCTTCTCGCCATTTACCACACATTTATTATGGTTATAAAACAGACAAAAAAGGGCGCTTTACGCTAGCGGACAAATAACTCAATGTGATATAGTTCACAAAAATAATGAAACAGAAACGACGTTTCATTAAGTCTTGTTCTCAAAGCCCGCCGATAGCCAGAGTGCACCACGTCTCCCGTGAACAGCACCGTGCTGTCCAGGGCAGCAGCTACTCTCAGAGGATTTGTTTCATGGCAACCATCACCACTGGCGTGGTTCTTCTTCGCTGGCAATTGCTGAGCGCCGTGCTCATGTTTTTAGCCAGCACGCTGAATATTCAGTTTCGTAAATCAGACGCGATTGGGCTGTCAGTCATCAGTAGCGCTCTTGGCGTGGTCTCCGCCTGTTGGTTTGCAACCGGTCTGCTCGGTATTACTCTGGTGGATATCTCGGCCATCTGGAGCAATATCGAATCGGTGATGGTGGAGGTGATGAGCCATACGCCACCCGAGTGGCCGATGGTGTTAGTCTGACGTTGAGAAGAGCCTCCTCCGTGGAGGCTTTTTATTAGGCAATAAAAAACCCCCTGTCTCGACAGGGGGTTGCAGAAAACACGTTACCGTATTAACCCATACTTATCAGAACGGGATGTCGTCATCGAAATCCATCGGCGGTTCGTTAGACGGTGCTGGTGCAGACTGCTGCGGACGAGACTGCGCGCCGCCGCTGAACTGATTGCCACCCTGAGGCTGTTGAGGCTGACCCCAACCACCCTGCTGCTGACCGCCTGCCGGAGCACCGCCGCCCTGACGGCCACCCAGCATCTGCATGGTGCCACCCACGTTAACCACCACTTCCGTCGTGTATTTTTCTACGCCGGACTGATCGGTCCATTTACGGGTGCGCAGCTGACCTTCAATATAGACCTGAGAACCTTTACGCAGGTATTCGCTGGCCACTTCCGCCAGTTTGCCAAACAGCACAACACGGTGCCATTCGGTCTGCTCTTTCATCTCACCGGTCGCTTTATCACGCCAGGATTCGGAAGTAGCCAGCGTAATGTTGGCAACTGCGCCACCATTCGGCATATAGCGTACTTCCGGGTCCTGGCCCAGATTACCGACGAGAATCACCTTGTTTACGCCTCTGCTGGCCATGATCGTGTCTCCTGAAAAACGTTCTTAATAAGTGTAAGCGCGGGATTGTAGCATTTCCAATAGCGCTTTTACTACGTTGCGAGGTCGATTCCAGTCAACAACCTCAGCCAGACATTGTTGCACAGACACCTGCGTTTTGCATTCCAATACTGGATATCCACTCAGGCTTTATTGTGTCATAATTAACCGTTTGTAGTCACCGGTGGCTCCATGCGACCGGGCAAAAAGCGTTTAATCCGGGAAAGGTGAATGGATAAGATCGAAGTTCGGGGCGCCCGCACCCATAATCTCAAAAACATCAACCTCGTCATCCCCCGCGACAAATTAATTGTCGTGACCGGGCTTTCGGGTTCTGGCAAATCCTCGCTCGCTTTCGACACCTTGTATGCCGAGGGGCAGCGTCGTTACGTTGAATCCCTTTCCGCGTATGCGCGTCAGTTTCTGTCGCTAATGGAAAAGCCGGACGTCGACCATATTGAGGGGCTGTCGCCTGCCATCTCAATTGAACAGAAATCGACCTCCCACAACCCGCGCTCTACGGTCGGGACAATTACCGAAATCCACGACTACCTGCGTCTGTTGTTCGCCCGCGTCGGTGAGCCGCGCTGCCCGGACCACGATGTTCCGCTGGCGGCCCAGACCGTCAGCCAGATGGTGGATAACGTGCTGTCGCAGCCAGAAGGAAAGCGCCTGATGCTGCTGGCGCCGGTGATCAAAGAGCGTAAAGGCGAACACACCAAAACGCTGGAGAATCTGGCAAGCCAGGGCTACATCCGCGCCCGTATTGACGGCGAAGTGTGCGATCTCTCCGACCCGCCAAAGCTGGAACTGCAAAAGAAACATACCATTGAGGTGGTGATCGACCGCTTCAAAGTGCGCGACGATCTGTCCCAACGTCTGGCCGAATCCTTTGAAACGGCGCTGGATCTTTCCGGCGGTACGGCGGTGGTGGCCGACATGGACGACCCAAAAGCGGAAGAGCTGCTCTTCTCCGCCAACTTCGCCTGTCCGATTTGCGGCTACAGTATGCGTGAACTGGAACCCCGGTTGTTTTCATTCAACAACCCGGCGGGCGCCTGTCCGACCTGCGACGGCCTTGGCGTACAACAGTATTTCGACCCCGACCGGGTGATCCAGAATCCTGAGCTGTCGCTGGCGGGCGGTGCTATCCGCGGTTGGGACCGTCGTAACTTCTATTACTTCCAGATGCTGAAGTCGCTGGCTGAGCACTACAAGTTCGACGTGGATGCGCCGTGGGCCAGCCTGAGCGCGAACGTTCACAAAGTCGTGCTGTACGGTTCGGGTAAAGAGAACATTGAATTTAAGTACATGAACGATCGCGGCGATACCTCAGTGCGTCGCCATCCGTTCGAAGGCGTGCTGCACAATATGGAGCGACGTTATAAAGAGACGGAATCCAGTGCGGTACGCGAAGAGCTGGCGAAGTTCATCAGCAATCGTCCGTGCACCAGTTGCGAAGGTACGCGCCTGCGTCGTGAAGCACGCCATGTGTTTGTTGAAAATACGCCGCTGCCTGCGATTTCCGACATGAGCATCGGCCATGCGATGGACTTCTTCAACAACCTCAAACTCGCCGGTCAGCGTGCGAAAATCGCAGAGAAAATCCTTAAAGAGATCGGCGATCGCCTCAAGTTCCTCGTCAACGTCGGCCTGAATTACCTGACGCTTTCCCGTTCTGCGGAGACGCTCTCCGGCGGCGAAGCGCAGCGTATCCGTTTGGCCAGCCAGATTGGCGCGGGGTTAGTCGGCGTGATGTACGTGCTGGATGAGCCGTCGATTGGTTTGCATCAGCGTGACAACGAACGTCTGCTGGGGACGCTTGTCCATCTGCGTAATCTTGGTAACACCGTTATCGTCGTAGAACACGACGAAGATGCGATTCGCGCCGCTGACCATGTGATCGATATCGGTCCTGGCGCTGGCGTTCATGGTGGTCAGGTGGTCGCAGAAGGCACCCTCGACGATATCATGGCGGTTCCGGAATCCCTCACCGGCCAGTACATGAGCGGCAAACGCAAGATTGAAGTGCCCAAACAACGCGTTGCGGCGGATCCGGAGAAAGTGCTGCGACTGACGGGCGCGCGAGGCAACAACCTGAAAGACGTGACGCTGACGCTGCCCGTGGGCCTGTTTACCTGCATTACCGGCGTTTCCGGTTCCGGTAAATCCACCTTGATTAACGACACGTTGTTCCCGATTGCGCAAACGCAGTTGAATGGCGCCACGCTTGCTGAACCCGCACCGTATCGTGATATTCAGGGTCTTGAACATTTTGATAAGGTCATCGACATCGACCAAAGTCCGATTGGCCGTACACCGCGCTCCAACCCGGCGACCTATACCGGCGTGTTTACCCCCGTACGTGAACTGTTTGCCGGTGTGCCGGAATCACGCTCGCGCGGGTATACGCCAGGACGCTTTAGCTTTAACGTGCGTGGCGGACGCTGCGAAGCCTGTCAGGGCGATGGCGTGATCAAAGTCGAAATGCACTTCCTGCCGGATATCTATGTGCCGTGCGATCAGTGCAAAGGCAAACGCTACAACCGCGAAACGCTGGAGATTAAGTACAAAGGCAAGACCATCCACGAAGTGCTGGATATGACCATCGAAGAAGCACGCGAGTTTTTTGATGCCGTTCCGGCGCTGGCGCGTAAGTTGCAAACCCTGATGGATGTCGGTCTGACCTACATTCGTCTCGGTCAGTCGGCAACGACGCTCTCCGGTGGTGAAGCGCAACGCGTGAAACTGGCGCGCGAGTTATCCAAA
This Citrobacter enshiensis DNA region includes the following protein-coding sequences:
- a CDS encoding YjcB family protein yields the protein MATITTGVVLLRWQLLSAVLMFLASTLNIQFRKSDAIGLSVISSALGVVSACWFATGLLGITLVDISAIWSNIESVMVEVMSHTPPEWPMVLV
- the ssb1 gene encoding single-stranded DNA-binding protein SSB1 — encoded protein: MASRGVNKVILVGNLGQDPEVRYMPNGGAVANITLATSESWRDKATGEMKEQTEWHRVVLFGKLAEVASEYLRKGSQVYIEGQLRTRKWTDQSGVEKYTTEVVVNVGGTMQMLGGRQGGGAPAGGQQQGGWGQPQQPQGGNQFSGGAQSRPQQSAPAPSNEPPMDFDDDIPF
- the uvrA gene encoding excinuclease ABC subunit UvrA; protein product: MDKIEVRGARTHNLKNINLVIPRDKLIVVTGLSGSGKSSLAFDTLYAEGQRRYVESLSAYARQFLSLMEKPDVDHIEGLSPAISIEQKSTSHNPRSTVGTITEIHDYLRLLFARVGEPRCPDHDVPLAAQTVSQMVDNVLSQPEGKRLMLLAPVIKERKGEHTKTLENLASQGYIRARIDGEVCDLSDPPKLELQKKHTIEVVIDRFKVRDDLSQRLAESFETALDLSGGTAVVADMDDPKAEELLFSANFACPICGYSMRELEPRLFSFNNPAGACPTCDGLGVQQYFDPDRVIQNPELSLAGGAIRGWDRRNFYYFQMLKSLAEHYKFDVDAPWASLSANVHKVVLYGSGKENIEFKYMNDRGDTSVRRHPFEGVLHNMERRYKETESSAVREELAKFISNRPCTSCEGTRLRREARHVFVENTPLPAISDMSIGHAMDFFNNLKLAGQRAKIAEKILKEIGDRLKFLVNVGLNYLTLSRSAETLSGGEAQRIRLASQIGAGLVGVMYVLDEPSIGLHQRDNERLLGTLVHLRNLGNTVIVVEHDEDAIRAADHVIDIGPGAGVHGGQVVAEGTLDDIMAVPESLTGQYMSGKRKIEVPKQRVAADPEKVLRLTGARGNNLKDVTLTLPVGLFTCITGVSGSGKSTLINDTLFPIAQTQLNGATLAEPAPYRDIQGLEHFDKVIDIDQSPIGRTPRSNPATYTGVFTPVRELFAGVPESRSRGYTPGRFSFNVRGGRCEACQGDGVIKVEMHFLPDIYVPCDQCKGKRYNRETLEIKYKGKTIHEVLDMTIEEAREFFDAVPALARKLQTLMDVGLTYIRLGQSATTLSGGEAQRVKLARELSKRGTGQTLYILDEPTTGLHFADIQQLLDVLHQLRDQGNTIVVIEHNLDVIKTADWIVDLGPEGGSGGGEILVSGTPETVAECEASHTARFLKPML